One Nitrospira sp. DNA window includes the following coding sequences:
- a CDS encoding PBS lyase HEAT domain protein repeat-containing protein — translation MAGQAKHTMHLKGGSRRMWKAGWWTLLAVLSGTVLGLWPPAVSASSVKEAQSAFDKKQYQQALDLVEQVVKEQGLQAETRRLKIRSLVNLGKPKEALVEYEQLEQGLKQDDPALLKEVALGFVYVLVKDMREQMRGAAYTALKDVDSPETIPSLEDGLSDGSGLVRALAAEALGKLDAGRRSPRLRNALEDQAGLVKAAVLKVLGKSGDRSVIPLLEKAFKDEQPVVRLAAAGALYHTGQTAMWETVRQAASAQNPEERATALRLIGDLKDARGLPILLEAITHAQPSVRGAAASALGDLGKVQGIPALEHALEDKIPAVKTSAAISLGELGVKDSLAALRNALADPNPVVKAAVVSALLRVGEPFDTVGAELYELAQNNDPGTRSAAAKAVGRAHGPNTKAGVEFLAGMLKDPIPRPRIAAARALGQIGGWEVLPILKAALHDEDDAVRATAGGAIARIVGHVKRSSHSAKS, via the coding sequence GTGGCAGGACAGGCCAAACATACGATGCACTTGAAGGGCGGGAGCCGTCGGATGTGGAAAGCGGGCTGGTGGACCCTGTTGGCCGTCCTGTCGGGAACAGTCTTGGGCCTCTGGCCTCCTGCCGTCTCGGCATCGTCTGTGAAGGAAGCTCAATCGGCCTTTGACAAGAAGCAGTACCAACAAGCGCTGGATCTCGTCGAGCAGGTGGTCAAGGAGCAGGGCCTTCAGGCGGAGACCAGGCGGCTGAAGATTCGTTCGTTGGTCAATCTGGGCAAGCCGAAGGAGGCGCTGGTCGAGTATGAGCAGCTGGAGCAAGGCCTGAAACAGGACGACCCGGCGCTCTTGAAAGAGGTGGCGTTGGGGTTCGTCTACGTCCTCGTGAAAGACATGCGGGAGCAAATGCGCGGCGCAGCCTACACGGCCCTCAAAGATGTCGATTCTCCCGAGACGATTCCCTCGCTGGAAGACGGATTGAGCGATGGATCGGGCCTGGTGCGTGCCTTGGCTGCAGAAGCCTTGGGGAAACTCGACGCGGGACGGCGTTCGCCGCGCTTGCGCAATGCCCTTGAGGACCAGGCCGGTTTGGTGAAGGCGGCCGTGCTGAAAGTGCTCGGAAAGAGTGGCGACCGTTCCGTGATCCCGCTGCTTGAGAAAGCTTTCAAAGACGAACAACCGGTCGTGCGGTTGGCTGCCGCCGGGGCCCTGTACCATACGGGACAGACGGCGATGTGGGAGACGGTGCGTCAAGCCGCCTCGGCTCAAAATCCAGAAGAGCGTGCCACGGCACTCCGTTTGATCGGAGATCTCAAGGATGCGCGTGGGCTGCCGATTCTTCTCGAGGCCATCACCCATGCGCAACCATCCGTACGGGGTGCCGCCGCCTCAGCCTTGGGGGATCTCGGGAAGGTGCAGGGAATTCCCGCATTGGAACATGCGCTTGAGGACAAGATCCCGGCGGTCAAAACATCGGCGGCGATCAGCTTGGGCGAATTGGGCGTGAAAGATTCTCTGGCTGCGCTGAGGAACGCGCTGGCCGATCCGAATCCTGTGGTCAAGGCCGCTGTCGTGTCGGCGTTGCTGCGGGTCGGAGAGCCGTTCGATACCGTCGGAGCCGAGCTGTATGAGTTGGCGCAGAACAATGATCCAGGGACCCGCTCCGCCGCCGCCAAGGCGGTCGGACGGGCGCACGGTCCCAACACGAAAGCCGGTGTCGAGTTCCTCGCCGGGATGCTGAAAGATCCGATCCCCCGACCTCGTATTGCCGCCGCCAGGGCGCTCGGGCAAATCGGCGGATGGGAAGTCTTGCCGATCCTGAAGGCGGCGTTGCACGATGAGGATGACGCGGTGCGGGCGACGGCCGGAGGAGCGATCGCCCGTATCGTGGGCCATGTAAAACGATCGTCCCATTCTGCGAAATCGTAA